From the Halalkalicoccus sp. CGA53 genome, one window contains:
- a CDS encoding lipoate--protein ligase family protein → MRVLRGRAADVTADRERTARILAEAGERREPALRVWTPHRQLAFGRRDTNEAGYDRAVAIAREYGFPPIDRSVGGRAVAYTGTTLAFAHAIPIDDLRRGMDARYERASERVRAGLRTVGVEAERGEPPESYCPGDHSLSASGKLVGIAQRITAEAALVSGVVIVDGHEEIAGVLSPVYEALSVPFDRDSVGSVERAGGDADPERVARAIEDAILDGRTPRIERIGPT, encoded by the coding sequence ATGCGCGTGCTCCGGGGCCGAGCAGCGGACGTCACAGCCGACCGGGAGCGAACCGCCCGGATTCTCGCGGAGGCGGGCGAGCGCCGAGAGCCAGCGCTCCGCGTCTGGACGCCGCACCGTCAGCTCGCGTTCGGAAGGCGAGACACCAACGAGGCGGGCTACGACCGAGCGGTCGCGATCGCCCGCGAGTACGGCTTTCCACCGATCGACCGTAGCGTGGGGGGGAGAGCCGTGGCCTACACGGGCACGACGCTCGCGTTCGCGCACGCGATACCGATCGACGATCTCCGGAGGGGGATGGACGCACGCTACGAGCGGGCGAGCGAGCGGGTCCGAGCGGGGCTCCGCACGGTCGGCGTCGAGGCGGAACGCGGCGAGCCACCCGAGAGCTACTGCCCTGGCGACCACTCGCTCTCTGCCTCCGGGAAGCTCGTGGGGATCGCCCAACGGATCACCGCCGAGGCCGCGCTCGTCTCCGGTGTGGTGATCGTCGACGGGCACGAGGAGATCGCTGGGGTCCTCTCGCCCGTCTACGAGGCGCTGTCGGTCCCGTTCGACCGGGACTCCGTCGGAAGCGTCGAACGCGCCGGTGGGGACGCGGACCCGGAGCGGGTCGCACGGGCGATCGAGGACGCGATTCTCGACGGGAGAACGCCACGGATCGAGCGGATCGGCCCGACGTAA